The proteins below are encoded in one region of Shewanella putrefaciens:
- a CDS encoding PfaB family protein, with protein MNLAHTLATLDSGQADASSKDKAIADKSAKPLRIAVLLGDAVNLPPHSAQVLGTFAERESVQICAADANQSTVHGPTAHEPKVHEPSVPEQSSLTALLSQAVAAIEQGKLVELIFNDANLPQSLYLLDGLRAAKLRLHAHAFIAGFAAGNEATGVANAALAAAKRSPAQTVQHQLIANTLNEACIALRQGVTALAARTQAPLHGATDIKEANGTNHQAGYWFSDQHQARVLCLNLVAKNLAATRSNPADTLLDSGQNICQSLVLTQGTQVIAPKALVDENRLFVPISADNIDSLIAQVLQLVNTVENGAGTQENSVGFHADFRAEQLKPWFERYDANAPLALVLMAASIDDLKLEAKAMLSALENHAVRHHGQHFKTPAGSCFTAKPLGDAGLTFVYPGVGTVYANMFNNLHEYFPALYHQLEREGDLSAMLQSSLIYAADVKTAANMSLSQQAISGVGASYLFTKLLTQVFNIKPKMALGYSMGEAAMWASLDVWQTPHAMIKATENSDIFNHAISGELTAVRRAWQLADDEAIVWNSFVVRADSHEIKALLPEFPRAYLAITQGDTCVIAGCETSCKALLATLGKRGIAANRVTAMHTAPALLVHGQVQDFYTQALKPEALKPKALEAAAQDSSIRFISAAQTAPVTVDSHSIGRAIADTFCSSLDFSALIQNATEQGARLFVEVGADRQTSTLIDKISHAHAGQSTGHHQSTVNEATVAIACNAKGADAITSLLKCLAQLISHRVPLSLAPLIQPLSANAAPLSSAVSPKGEPQ; from the coding sequence GTGAATTTAGCCCACACTTTAGCAACTCTAGATAGCGGCCAAGCTGACGCTTCGAGTAAAGACAAGGCTATTGCCGACAAAAGCGCCAAGCCACTGCGTATTGCAGTGTTGCTTGGCGACGCGGTCAATCTTCCCCCTCACTCAGCCCAAGTATTAGGGACGTTTGCAGAACGTGAAAGCGTTCAGATTTGCGCTGCCGATGCCAACCAATCAACAGTACATGGGCCGACTGCTCATGAACCAAAAGTGCATGAGCCGTCAGTGCCTGAACAAAGCTCGCTCACTGCGTTATTAAGCCAAGCGGTGGCGGCGATTGAGCAAGGCAAGCTCGTTGAACTGATATTCAATGATGCTAATCTGCCCCAGTCCCTGTATTTGCTCGATGGTTTACGCGCCGCCAAACTGCGCCTCCACGCCCACGCGTTTATTGCTGGTTTTGCCGCTGGTAATGAGGCAACAGGTGTTGCTAATGCAGCGTTAGCGGCGGCAAAGCGCAGCCCTGCACAAACCGTTCAGCATCAGCTCATCGCCAACACACTTAATGAAGCATGTATTGCGCTGCGCCAAGGCGTAACCGCCCTCGCTGCGCGAACACAAGCGCCGCTTCATGGCGCAACTGATATTAAAGAGGCAAACGGCACCAATCATCAAGCGGGCTATTGGTTTAGCGACCAACATCAAGCGCGGGTTTTGTGTCTAAATCTTGTAGCAAAGAATCTAGCGGCAACAAGATCAAACCCAGCAGATACCTTGCTGGATTCAGGCCAAAATATTTGCCAAAGCCTAGTGCTGACCCAAGGCACACAAGTTATTGCGCCCAAAGCTCTTGTTGATGAAAACCGGCTGTTTGTGCCGATAAGTGCTGACAATATTGATTCACTCATCGCGCAAGTATTGCAACTAGTTAATACAGTCGAAAATGGTGCAGGCACCCAGGAAAATAGCGTAGGCTTTCACGCTGACTTTCGCGCTGAGCAACTCAAACCTTGGTTTGAACGCTATGATGCCAACGCACCACTGGCATTAGTCTTGATGGCAGCATCGATTGACGATCTGAAACTTGAAGCCAAAGCTATGCTTTCGGCGCTTGAAAATCATGCTGTTCGCCATCATGGTCAACACTTTAAGACACCAGCGGGTAGCTGCTTCACCGCTAAGCCGCTAGGGGATGCGGGACTCACCTTCGTATATCCAGGTGTTGGCACTGTTTACGCCAATATGTTCAATAACTTGCATGAGTATTTCCCCGCGCTGTATCACCAACTGGAGCGTGAAGGCGATTTAAGCGCCATGCTGCAATCTTCGCTGATATATGCGGCAGATGTTAAAACTGCGGCCAACATGAGCTTAAGCCAGCAAGCGATTAGTGGCGTGGGCGCCAGCTACCTATTCACTAAGCTGTTGACCCAAGTCTTTAATATTAAACCCAAAATGGCGCTGGGTTACTCTATGGGCGAAGCCGCCATGTGGGCCAGCCTAGATGTGTGGCAAACACCCCATGCGATGATCAAGGCCACAGAAAATAGCGATATTTTCAACCATGCCATTTCTGGCGAGCTAACCGCAGTGCGCCGAGCATGGCAGCTTGCGGATGATGAAGCCATAGTGTGGAACAGCTTTGTGGTGCGCGCTGATAGCCATGAAATCAAGGCTTTATTGCCAGAGTTCCCTCGCGCTTACTTAGCCATCACCCAAGGTGATACCTGCGTCATTGCCGGTTGCGAAACAAGCTGTAAAGCCCTGCTTGCCACATTAGGCAAACGCGGGATTGCCGCCAATCGCGTCACGGCCATGCATACCGCACCTGCCCTGTTAGTCCACGGACAAGTACAAGATTTCTATACTCAAGCGTTAAAACCTGAGGCACTGAAACCTAAGGCGCTGGAAGCGGCGGCGCAAGATTCGTCTATTCGCTTTATCAGCGCAGCGCAAACTGCGCCAGTCACCGTTGATAGCCACAGCATTGGCCGCGCGATTGCCGATACCTTTTGTTCGTCACTCGACTTTAGTGCGCTCATTCAAAATGCCACTGAGCAAGGCGCAAGGCTATTTGTCGAAGTGGGCGCCGATAGGCAAACCAGCACACTCATAGATAAAATCAGCCATGCCCATGCAGGCCAAAGCACTGGCCATCATCAAAGCACGGTAAACGAGGCAACAGTCGCCATTGCCTGCAATGCCAAAGGTGCCGATGCGATTACCAGCTTACTCAAGTGTTTAGCTCAGCTAATAAGCCACAGAGTGCCGCTGTCGCTCGCGCCGCTTATTCAGCCATTAAGTGCTAACGCCGCCCCTTTATCATCAGCAGTATCACCAAAAGGAGAACCCCAGTGA
- a CDS encoding beta-ketoacyl synthase N-terminal-like domain-containing protein gives MTVSNNASKSASKIAIVGLATQYPDADNPQTFWQNLLDKKDSRSQISREKLNANPADYQGVQGQSDRFYCDKGGYIQHFEFDAKGYQLPESAFDGLDESFLWALDCSRKALQDAGIAPSDAVLARTGIVMGTLSFPTARSNELFLPLYHQTVEKALQNKLNQSAFQLADFGNSVNDLNANSQALNVANGAVAHTASKLVSDALGLGGTQLSLDAACASSVYALKLACDYLTTGKADMMLAGAVSGADPFFINMGFSIFHAYPDHGISAPFDSNSKGLFAGEGAGVLVLKRLEDAERDGDNIYAVVSGIGLSNDGKGQFVLSPNSKGQVQAFERAYSAANTLPANIEVIECHATGTPLGDKVELASMERFFEDKLAGSAVPLIGSAKSNLGHLLTAAGMPGIMKMIFAMRSGRLPPSINLSAPISSPKGLFSAKNLPTELHAWPDKAGNDRRHAGVSVFGFGGCNAHLLLESYAANTNKKNEQAAATVSYQHTPLNIIGLASHFGPLSSINALDNAISSQQNAFIPLPAKRWKGLDKHPEILANFGLPSVPQGAYIDQFDFDFLRFKVPPNEDDRLISQQLLLIKVADEAIRDANLKPGGKVAVLVAMETELELHQFRGRVNLHTQLADSLKKQGITLTQAEYIALEEIAMDSVLDAAKLNQYTSFIGNIMASRIASLWDFNGPAFTISAAELSVARCIDVAENLLSQESLDAVVIAAVDLSGSLEQVILKNAVSPVALNATETGWKVGEGAGALVLTAENSNTNAQLNATNSNNFGNSYGHISGQVFGAICDKQGNSNTARICDDLLTQAKVNSSQISLIETSIAVEQLADSELELKTLLPSVSERSQAANTLGHNFAAAGMASILSALLQLKNQVQLKNQTQLKNQAQQQANQVQHALVATFSQGKCSQLLLSQSATQAHSLQQRLEQDLTLSEQKHLIKQVTLGGRDIYQHILDTPLAGLDAIQQKARAMTALPARSQRKHLAQIASKDTNSFATSSPTTAQQKETLSSMPINALSTNKNATQAELKDAAFLSNQQLAREAHLAFLQSRAEGLKLADALMKAQLASELAVNGQAAPVQQQAIVQASATAVLPHPVLYPNHAKVPEYTPPTPISKPCIWDYADLVEYAEGDIANVFGPDYAIIDSYSRRVRLPTTDYLLVSRVTKLNAQMNQYQPCTMTTEYDIPVDAPYLVDGQIPWAVAVESGQCDLMLISYLGIDFENKGERVYRLLDCTLTFLGDLPRGGDTLRYDISINNFARNGDTLLFFFSYECFVGDKLILKMDGGCAGFFTDKELADGKGVIRTEAEIKARNLALNNPNKPRFIPLLNCAQNQFDYSQIHKLLGADIGGCFGGAHAAHQAQYGLQPSLCFASEKFLMIEQVSNLEVHGGAWGLGSVQGHKQLEADHWYFPCHFKGDQVMAGSLMAEGCGQLLQFFMLHIGMHASTEEGGVKNGRFQPLENASQKVRCRGQVLPQSGLLTYRMEITEIGMSPRPYAKANIDILLNGKVVVDFQNLGVMIKEEAECTRYLADKDASTASYAAKATTPQVSTTAVSLAAPLMAQLPDLTAPTNKGVVPLKHVPAPIAPAGSKYANRVPDTLPFTPYHMFEFATGDIENCFGPDFSIYRGLIPPRTPCGDLQLTTRVIAIDGKRGELKKPSSCIAEYEVPANAWYYDKNSHHAVMPYSVLMEISLQPNGFISGYMGTTLGFPGQELFFRNLDGSGKLLRHVDLRGKTIVNDSRLLSTVIAGSNIIQNFSFELSCDGEPFYQGKAVFGYFKGDALKNQLGIDNGKITQPWHVQNGIAADSQINLLDKQHRSFNAPQGQPHYRLAGGQLNFIDKAEIVKAGGKAGLGYLYAERTIDPSDWFFQFHFHQDPVMPGSLGVEAIIELMQTYAIDQDLGAGFKSPKFGQILSDIKWKYRGQINPLNKQMSLDVHITSVTDDNGKRIIMGDANLSKDGLRIYEVKDIAICIEEA, from the coding sequence ATGACTGTGTCAAACAATGCGTCAAAAAGCGCATCAAAAATTGCGATTGTCGGTCTCGCGACTCAGTATCCTGACGCCGACAATCCTCAAACTTTCTGGCAAAATCTGCTGGATAAAAAAGACTCTCGCAGCCAAATCAGCCGCGAGAAGCTCAATGCCAATCCCGCCGATTACCAAGGTGTTCAGGGGCAATCTGACCGTTTTTACTGTGATAAAGGCGGCTATATCCAACACTTTGAGTTTGATGCCAAGGGTTATCAACTGCCTGAGTCCGCCTTTGACGGGTTAGATGAAAGCTTTTTATGGGCACTCGATTGCAGTCGTAAAGCCCTTCAAGACGCAGGGATTGCCCCAAGCGATGCCGTACTGGCGCGCACTGGTATCGTAATGGGAACCTTGTCGTTCCCCACCGCCCGCTCCAATGAATTATTTTTGCCTCTGTATCATCAAACCGTTGAAAAGGCGCTGCAAAACAAACTTAACCAAAGCGCATTTCAGCTGGCTGATTTTGGCAACTCAGTTAACGATCTCAATGCCAATAGCCAAGCATTAAACGTCGCCAATGGCGCGGTTGCCCATACAGCCTCAAAGCTGGTCAGCGATGCACTCGGTTTAGGAGGCACTCAGTTGAGTCTGGACGCCGCCTGCGCCAGCTCGGTTTATGCGCTCAAACTCGCCTGCGATTACCTAACCACAGGCAAGGCTGACATGATGCTTGCGGGCGCGGTATCGGGCGCAGATCCCTTCTTTATCAACATGGGATTCTCGATTTTCCACGCCTACCCAGATCACGGTATTTCGGCGCCCTTTGATAGCAACAGCAAGGGCTTATTCGCCGGAGAAGGTGCTGGGGTTTTAGTCTTAAAACGCTTAGAAGATGCCGAGCGCGATGGCGACAACATCTATGCCGTCGTTAGCGGCATTGGTTTGTCGAACGACGGTAAAGGCCAGTTTGTATTAAGCCCCAACAGCAAGGGCCAAGTGCAAGCCTTCGAGCGCGCCTATAGTGCCGCAAACACACTGCCTGCCAATATCGAAGTGATTGAATGCCATGCCACAGGCACGCCGCTTGGGGATAAGGTCGAACTCGCCTCGATGGAGCGCTTCTTCGAAGACAAACTCGCGGGCTCTGCGGTGCCGCTGATCGGTTCGGCAAAATCCAACTTAGGCCATTTGCTCACAGCCGCGGGCATGCCGGGGATCATGAAGATGATTTTTGCCATGCGCTCGGGTCGACTGCCGCCAAGTATTAACTTATCAGCGCCGATATCTTCGCCTAAGGGCTTGTTTAGCGCTAAAAATCTGCCAACAGAATTGCATGCTTGGCCCGATAAAGCCGGCAATGACCGCCGCCACGCGGGTGTTTCTGTGTTTGGTTTTGGCGGCTGTAACGCGCATTTGTTGCTGGAATCCTATGCAGCCAATACAAACAAAAAGAATGAACAAGCCGCAGCCACAGTAAGTTACCAGCACACGCCATTAAATATCATTGGCTTAGCATCGCACTTCGGGCCTTTATCTTCGATTAATGCCTTAGATAACGCGATTAGCTCTCAGCAAAACGCCTTCATCCCGCTGCCCGCTAAACGCTGGAAAGGCTTAGATAAACATCCTGAGATCTTAGCTAACTTTGGTTTGCCTTCTGTCCCGCAGGGCGCCTATATCGACCAGTTCGATTTTGACTTCCTGCGCTTTAAAGTGCCGCCCAATGAGGATGACCGCCTGATCTCCCAGCAACTGCTACTGATCAAAGTGGCCGATGAAGCGATCCGCGATGCCAACCTAAAACCCGGTGGTAAAGTGGCCGTATTAGTGGCGATGGAAACTGAACTCGAATTACACCAATTCCGTGGCCGGGTAAATCTGCACACTCAACTGGCAGACAGCCTTAAAAAACAAGGGATAACACTCACGCAAGCCGAGTATATCGCCCTTGAAGAAATCGCCATGGATAGCGTGCTCGATGCCGCCAAACTGAACCAATACACCAGTTTTATTGGCAACATCATGGCGTCACGCATCGCATCCCTTTGGGACTTTAACGGCCCGGCCTTTACCATTTCGGCGGCCGAGCTTTCGGTCGCCCGCTGTATCGATGTAGCCGAAAACCTGTTGTCCCAAGAATCCTTAGATGCCGTAGTGATTGCCGCCGTCGATTTAAGTGGCAGTTTAGAGCAAGTGATCCTCAAAAACGCCGTATCGCCAGTGGCGTTGAATGCAACAGAAACAGGCTGGAAAGTCGGCGAAGGTGCCGGCGCGCTGGTACTCACTGCTGAAAATTCAAATACGAATGCTCAACTTAACGCTACCAATAGCAACAACTTTGGCAACAGCTATGGTCACATCAGCGGCCAAGTGTTTGGCGCGATTTGTGACAAACAGGGTAATAGCAACACTGCGCGGATTTGCGATGACTTGTTAACTCAAGCCAAGGTCAATAGCAGCCAGATTAGCTTGATTGAAACCAGTATTGCGGTTGAGCAACTTGCCGATTCAGAGTTGGAACTCAAAACCCTGTTACCAAGTGTGAGTGAGCGCAGCCAAGCCGCAAACACCCTAGGCCACAACTTTGCCGCGGCAGGAATGGCGAGTATCTTGAGCGCGCTGCTTCAGCTTAAAAATCAGGTGCAGCTTAAAAATCAAACGCAACTTAAAAACCAAGCACAGCAACAAGCTAATCAAGTACAGCACGCGCTCGTTGCCACGTTTAGCCAAGGTAAATGCTCGCAGTTATTGCTCAGCCAAAGTGCCACGCAAGCACACAGTTTGCAGCAAAGGCTTGAACAAGACTTAACGCTTTCTGAGCAAAAACACTTAATAAAACAAGTAACGCTCGGTGGCCGCGATATCTATCAGCATATCCTGGATACGCCGCTCGCAGGCCTCGATGCTATACAACAAAAAGCCCGAGCCATGACAGCACTGCCAGCGCGCAGCCAACGCAAACATTTGGCCCAAATAGCGAGCAAAGACACGAATAGCTTTGCAACAAGCAGCCCAACCACGGCTCAACAAAAAGAGACATTAAGCAGCATGCCAATTAATGCCCTAAGCACCAATAAAAACGCCACTCAAGCAGAGCTAAAAGACGCGGCATTTTTAAGCAATCAGCAACTCGCCCGTGAAGCCCATTTAGCCTTTTTACAAAGCCGTGCTGAAGGCTTGAAACTAGCCGATGCCTTGATGAAAGCCCAGCTTGCCAGCGAGTTAGCCGTCAATGGCCAAGCTGCGCCAGTACAACAGCAAGCCATTGTTCAGGCATCTGCGACAGCGGTTCTTCCACATCCAGTGCTTTATCCCAATCATGCAAAAGTGCCTGAGTACACGCCGCCAACACCGATAAGCAAGCCTTGCATTTGGGATTATGCGGATTTAGTCGAGTACGCCGAAGGTGATATTGCTAACGTCTTTGGCCCAGATTACGCCATTATCGACAGCTATTCGCGCCGTGTACGCCTGCCAACCACAGACTATTTACTGGTATCTCGGGTAACGAAATTAAACGCCCAGATGAACCAATATCAGCCTTGCACTATGACCACGGAATACGACATTCCTGTGGACGCGCCGTATCTGGTCGATGGTCAAATCCCCTGGGCCGTGGCGGTCGAATCGGGTCAATGCGACTTAATGCTGATCAGCTACTTAGGTATCGACTTTGAAAACAAGGGCGAACGCGTTTATCGCCTGCTCGATTGCACCCTGACCTTCCTTGGCGACTTACCGCGCGGTGGCGACACCCTGCGCTACGATATTTCCATCAACAACTTTGCCCGCAATGGCGATACCTTGTTGTTCTTCTTCTCCTACGAATGCTTCGTAGGCGATAAGCTGATTTTGAAAATGGATGGTGGCTGTGCGGGTTTCTTTACCGACAAAGAACTCGCCGACGGCAAGGGCGTTATTCGCACCGAAGCCGAAATCAAAGCCCGTAACCTTGCGCTCAATAATCCCAATAAGCCGCGCTTTATTCCGCTGCTTAACTGCGCACAAAACCAATTTGATTACAGTCAAATCCATAAACTGCTCGGCGCCGATATCGGTGGCTGTTTTGGCGGCGCCCATGCGGCGCATCAAGCCCAATATGGTTTGCAGCCCTCACTATGTTTTGCATCCGAAAAATTCCTGATGATTGAACAGGTCAGCAATCTTGAGGTGCATGGCGGCGCGTGGGGCTTAGGCTCAGTGCAAGGCCATAAGCAGCTCGAAGCCGATCATTGGTATTTCCCGTGTCATTTCAAGGGCGACCAAGTGATGGCGGGATCGTTAATGGCCGAAGGCTGTGGTCAATTACTGCAATTCTTTATGCTGCATATTGGTATGCACGCCAGCACAGAAGAAGGGGGCGTCAAAAACGGTCGTTTCCAACCGCTCGAAAATGCGTCACAAAAAGTGCGCTGTCGCGGTCAAGTTTTGCCGCAATCTGGCCTGCTTACCTATCGCATGGAAATCACCGAAATAGGTATGAGCCCGCGCCCCTATGCTAAGGCGAATATCGATATTTTGCTCAATGGCAAAGTGGTCGTGGATTTCCAAAACCTTGGGGTGATGATCAAAGAAGAAGCCGAATGCACCCGCTACCTCGCGGATAAAGATGCCAGCACAGCTAGCTATGCGGCTAAGGCGACTACGCCGCAGGTTTCGACAACAGCCGTATCATTAGCCGCGCCACTGATGGCACAGTTGCCTGATTTAACTGCGCCAACCAATAAAGGCGTAGTGCCACTTAAGCATGTACCTGCGCCAATTGCGCCAGCAGGTTCTAAGTACGCTAACCGCGTGCCCGATACCCTGCCGTTCACGCCGTATCACATGTTCGAATTTGCCACGGGCGATATCGAAAACTGCTTCGGCCCTGATTTCAGTATCTATCGCGGCCTAATTCCACCGCGCACGCCTTGCGGTGATTTGCAGCTTACCACCCGCGTCATTGCGATTGACGGCAAACGCGGCGAACTGAAAAAGCCGTCATCGTGCATCGCCGAATACGAAGTGCCTGCAAACGCTTGGTATTACGACAAAAACAGCCATCACGCTGTGATGCCCTATTCTGTGCTGATGGAAATATCACTGCAGCCAAACGGCTTTATCTCGGGTTATATGGGCACCACCTTGGGCTTCCCCGGCCAAGAGCTGTTTTTCCGTAACTTAGACGGCAGCGGTAAGCTGCTGCGCCATGTGGATTTACGTGGCAAAACCATAGTGAACGACTCACGTTTGTTATCGACTGTGATTGCTGGCAGTAACATCATCCAAAATTTCAGTTTTGAATTAAGCTGCGATGGCGAGCCTTTCTACCAAGGTAAAGCGGTATTTGGTTACTTCAAGGGCGATGCGCTGAAAAACCAACTCGGCATAGACAACGGCAAGATAACTCAACCTTGGCATGTGCAAAATGGTATAGCCGCCGATAGTCAAATCAATCTGTTAGATAAACAGCATCGCAGCTTTAATGCACCACAAGGTCAGCCACATTACCGTTTAGCGGGCGGCCAACTTAACTTTATCGACAAGGCTGAAATCGTAAAAGCCGGCGGTAAAGCGGGCCTTGGCTATTTATACGCCGAACGCACGATTGACCCGAGTGATTGGTTCTTCCAATTCCACTTCCATCAAGATCCGGTAATGCCAGGCTCATTAGGGGTTGAAGCGATTATCGAGCTGATGCAAACCTATGCGATTGACCAAGACCTTGGTGCGGGTTTTAAGAGTCCTAAATTTGGGCAGATTTTATCGGATATCAAATGGAAGTATCGCGGTCAAATTAACCCATTAAACAAGCAGATGTCACTGGATGTGCACATTACCAGCGTGACAGACGACAATGGTAAACGCATCATTATGGGCGATGCCAACTTGAGTAAAGATGGTCTGCGGATTTATGAAGTTAAAGATATCGCCATCTGTATTGAAGAAGCCTAG